The following proteins are co-located in the Paludibaculum fermentans genome:
- a CDS encoding sigma-54 interaction domain-containing protein has product MAKLTATWQNANVLSHVFDQLSDALVLYDTNHLITGVNAAAEKLFGMGAEELVGKDCHEMFRCQDCEPGCGMHTGLTQPSNGNSTVRLRTQNGMERLVVIRTSQIHNSEGELEGAVAAIKDVTAEVEPQKREIICESPAMLEMMHFVRRVAISEATTILLEGENGVGKDLIAKTLHYQSTRQAEPFIAINCAAIPDTLLESELFGYEKGAFTDARAQKKGIFELADKGTLFLDEIGEIPLMLQAKLLRVLEEQCFRRLGGLKDIKLELRVVAATNKNLREAVKEGAFRQDLFFRLNVIHITIPPLRERPEDVPPLANFFLQHYNKKFKRHMDGIAPDAMRLLITHDWPGNVRELRNAIERAMILEDSSYITAPSLPMSVSHSNAIAAAAAPAAFAPGFPDEGISLEDSERRLLVSALEKTSGNQTQAARLLRITRDTLRYKMKKFDLR; this is encoded by the coding sequence ATGGCCAAACTAACGGCAACCTGGCAGAACGCAAACGTTCTCAGCCACGTATTCGACCAACTCTCGGACGCTTTGGTGCTGTACGACACCAACCACCTCATCACTGGGGTCAATGCGGCCGCGGAGAAGCTGTTCGGTATGGGCGCGGAGGAACTCGTCGGCAAAGACTGTCACGAAATGTTCCGATGCCAGGATTGCGAACCCGGGTGCGGCATGCACACCGGCCTCACCCAACCCTCAAACGGCAATTCCACGGTGCGGCTCCGCACCCAGAACGGCATGGAAAGGCTGGTTGTCATCCGCACCAGCCAGATCCACAACTCCGAGGGCGAACTCGAAGGCGCCGTCGCCGCTATCAAGGATGTCACCGCCGAGGTGGAACCGCAGAAGCGCGAGATCATCTGCGAATCGCCGGCCATGCTCGAGATGATGCACTTCGTCCGCCGGGTCGCCATCAGCGAAGCCACCACCATCCTCCTGGAAGGCGAAAACGGCGTCGGCAAGGACCTGATCGCCAAAACCCTGCATTACCAGAGCACCCGCCAGGCGGAACCGTTCATCGCCATTAACTGCGCAGCCATCCCCGATACCCTGCTCGAAAGTGAGCTATTCGGCTACGAGAAGGGTGCGTTCACTGACGCACGGGCCCAGAAAAAGGGCATCTTCGAGCTGGCCGACAAAGGCACACTGTTTCTGGACGAAATCGGCGAGATTCCTCTCATGCTGCAGGCGAAACTCCTGCGCGTGCTGGAAGAGCAGTGCTTCCGCCGCCTGGGCGGCCTCAAGGACATCAAACTGGAGCTGCGCGTCGTCGCCGCCACGAACAAGAATCTGCGCGAAGCCGTCAAGGAAGGCGCGTTCCGGCAGGATCTGTTCTTCCGCCTCAACGTCATCCACATCACCATTCCCCCGCTGCGCGAGCGGCCGGAAGATGTCCCCCCACTGGCCAACTTCTTCCTGCAGCACTACAACAAGAAGTTCAAACGCCACATGGACGGCATCGCGCCCGATGCCATGCGGCTGCTGATCACCCACGACTGGCCGGGCAACGTTCGCGAACTGCGCAACGCGATCGAACGGGCCATGATTCTGGAGGATTCCAGCTACATCACCGCGCCCAGCCTGCCGATGAGCGTCAGCCACAGCAATGCCATCGCCGCGGCGGCCGCCCCCGCCGCGTTCGCACCCGGCTTCCCGGACGAAGGCATCTCGCTGGAAGATAGCGAACGCCGCCTGCTGGTCTCCGCCCTGGAAAAGACCAGCGGCAACCAGACGCAGGCCGCGCGCCTGCTGCGCATCACCCGCGACACCCTGCGCTATAAGATGAAGAAATTCGACCTGCGCTAG
- a CDS encoding DUF5829 family protein, whose amino-acid sequence MAQSSIELNHFYVTVDSATYAAIEQSSFLKQEFANFEKRTTVRADRSYTGIYFYGTKTYFEFFDSAQEKRAVGETAVAFGVDAVGAMPDIEGAHRDLITRGWNDQQIPWFYRLSPVPQLAKGLESWIMEYTPEFLAKWRPEGGVGQGVTRAEVLKRYKSVLAETPADAYLDDVTGLTLALPADEMERMMHWMGQVKPAVTIRFLPMGQGPHGLRSVSFRLRKAPAERMTVRFGARSVLTLRPDKTAIWEF is encoded by the coding sequence ATGGCCCAAAGTTCGATAGAGTTGAACCACTTTTATGTGACAGTCGATTCGGCCACCTATGCGGCGATCGAGCAGAGCTCCTTTCTGAAGCAGGAGTTCGCCAATTTTGAGAAACGCACGACCGTGCGCGCGGACCGCAGCTACACGGGCATCTACTTCTACGGCACCAAAACGTACTTTGAGTTCTTCGATTCCGCACAGGAAAAACGCGCCGTGGGGGAGACCGCCGTTGCCTTCGGTGTCGACGCCGTGGGAGCCATGCCGGACATCGAAGGCGCGCATCGGGACCTGATCACGCGCGGCTGGAACGACCAACAGATCCCCTGGTTCTATCGCCTGAGCCCCGTGCCGCAACTGGCTAAGGGGCTGGAGTCCTGGATCATGGAGTACACGCCGGAGTTTCTCGCGAAGTGGCGGCCGGAAGGCGGCGTGGGGCAGGGTGTGACTCGGGCCGAGGTGCTGAAACGCTACAAGAGCGTCCTGGCGGAGACTCCGGCGGACGCGTATCTTGATGATGTCACAGGCCTTACGCTGGCCTTGCCGGCGGACGAGATGGAGCGCATGATGCACTGGATGGGGCAGGTGAAACCGGCGGTGACGATCCGGTTTCTGCCCATGGGGCAGGGTCCGCACGGGCTGCGCAGTGTGTCGTTCCGCTTGCGAAAGGCGCCGGCGGAGCGGATGACGGTGCGGTTTGGGGCCCGATCCGTGCTGACGTTGAGGCCGGACAAGACGGCGATCTGGGAGTTCTGA
- a CDS encoding nucleoside hydrolase: MNEQYDCVIIDTDPGVDDMFAILSALGSKRLRVKALTTIGGNVELEQVTRNALGILAMAGRPDVPVYAGAAGPLSVPLRTASEVHGDDGLHGLALPAPLAQPGRWSAAELICRTARKCPPRSLRLACLGPLTNVALALRLDPGIVDLLGPVVVMGGGFGTYTVQGQGGALVSQGNVTQWAEFNIWADAEAAQEVVNSGLELVFIPLDTSHRTLVTEDRLVRIAGLETWGGGLAETLRAYGAWTRSRCGTAGGPLHDPNVLAYLESPELYETVQATVAVEAGAGPERGRTTLGTGSRHRVALNVDTGGFFDLVQQNLEMALV; encoded by the coding sequence ATGAACGAACAATACGACTGCGTGATCATTGACACGGATCCAGGTGTCGATGACATGTTCGCCATTCTTTCGGCGCTCGGGTCGAAGCGGCTGAGGGTGAAGGCCCTGACGACGATCGGCGGCAACGTCGAATTGGAGCAGGTGACGCGGAATGCGCTCGGGATCCTGGCGATGGCGGGTCGTCCGGATGTGCCGGTCTATGCCGGAGCAGCAGGGCCGCTATCGGTTCCCTTGCGGACTGCGTCGGAAGTCCATGGCGATGACGGCCTGCACGGATTGGCGTTGCCGGCCCCGCTGGCGCAGCCGGGCCGGTGGTCCGCGGCCGAGCTGATTTGCCGTACGGCCAGGAAGTGCCCGCCGCGCAGCCTGCGCCTGGCCTGCCTGGGTCCTCTGACCAATGTGGCGCTGGCGCTGCGCCTGGATCCGGGCATCGTGGACCTGCTGGGCCCCGTCGTGGTGATGGGCGGCGGCTTCGGGACGTACACCGTACAGGGGCAGGGTGGGGCACTGGTGTCGCAGGGGAATGTCACCCAGTGGGCTGAGTTCAACATCTGGGCCGATGCCGAGGCGGCGCAGGAGGTGGTCAACAGCGGACTGGAGTTGGTCTTCATTCCGCTGGACACTTCGCACCGTACGCTGGTGACGGAAGACCGGCTGGTGCGGATTGCGGGGTTGGAGACCTGGGGCGGCGGGTTGGCGGAGACCCTGCGGGCGTATGGGGCGTGGACAAGGTCACGCTGCGGAACGGCGGGCGGGCCGCTGCACGATCCGAATGTCCTCGCCTATCTGGAATCGCCGGAGCTGTATGAGACCGTACAGGCGACGGTGGCCGTGGAAGCGGGTGCCGGGCCGGAACGGGGCCGCACCACGCTGGGGACCGGTTCCCGGCACCGTGTGGCGCTGAACGTCGACACGGGCGGTTTCTTCGACCTGGTCCAGCAGAACCTGGAAATGGCGCTGGTCTGA
- a CDS encoding cytochrome c3 family protein, whose product MLCLAAAAGLWAGQKPVPAPTSPNSVCLDCHDQGAKLEKSAHNKVACASCHLKHDQYPHPENLPKPACVTCHEQPANDYSQSEHAQQMKKGNGAAPECSTCHGGVHELAPALSEAFHKSVPETCGMCHDKEAAQFNSSVHGKAVAAGVKDAPVCTDCHGGHKILKPDNPKSTVFSASVPDTCGRCHGDVRLMSRFGLPLDRITSFNDSFHGLALKAGSQSVADCSSCHGFHDILPSDNPKSRTNAKNLATTCGACHPGAGSRFVIGSIHEVQGQTAPLPLQWANLFYVLVIPGTIGFMLLHHGGDFVQKTMRMRFQGKMIPLQMLRPEQPKHERMYKWERIQHILLAVSFITLAYTGFALHFPDSWWARPTLAWEKAYPVRGVIHRTAGAVLVLTSILHIITLFVSSRLRNHWKEFLPVVGDLREMVEGTLWRLGMRKQKPYQSSHSYIEKIEYWALVWGTMVMAATGILLWANNWTMKFLPKLWIDFARSVHFFEAVLATLAIFVWHFYSVIFDPDVYPMDPAWLTGHSPRPENDKKHGH is encoded by the coding sequence GTGTTGTGTCTGGCGGCGGCAGCCGGGTTGTGGGCGGGCCAGAAGCCCGTTCCGGCGCCCACCAGCCCGAACTCCGTGTGCCTGGATTGTCACGATCAGGGCGCGAAGCTGGAGAAGTCGGCACATAACAAGGTTGCCTGCGCGTCGTGCCACTTGAAGCACGACCAGTACCCTCACCCGGAAAACCTGCCGAAACCGGCGTGCGTCACCTGCCACGAACAGCCGGCCAACGACTATTCGCAGAGTGAGCATGCGCAACAGATGAAGAAGGGCAACGGGGCCGCGCCGGAGTGCTCCACCTGCCACGGCGGCGTGCATGAACTGGCTCCGGCTCTCTCAGAGGCGTTCCACAAGAGCGTGCCTGAGACGTGCGGCATGTGCCACGACAAGGAAGCGGCTCAATTCAACTCCAGCGTGCACGGGAAGGCTGTGGCGGCGGGAGTAAAGGACGCTCCGGTGTGCACGGATTGCCACGGCGGCCACAAGATTCTCAAGCCGGACAATCCGAAGTCGACGGTTTTCTCAGCCAGTGTGCCGGATACCTGCGGACGCTGTCATGGCGATGTGCGGCTGATGTCCCGGTTCGGCTTGCCGCTCGACCGGATCACTTCGTTCAACGATAGTTTTCATGGCCTGGCGCTAAAAGCGGGCAGCCAGAGCGTGGCCGACTGTTCGTCGTGCCACGGTTTTCACGATATTCTGCCCTCGGACAATCCGAAATCCCGCACGAACGCAAAGAATCTGGCCACCACCTGCGGAGCCTGCCACCCCGGAGCCGGATCGCGGTTCGTGATTGGCAGTATTCACGAGGTGCAGGGCCAGACGGCTCCGCTGCCGCTGCAGTGGGCGAACTTGTTTTATGTGCTGGTCATCCCCGGCACCATTGGGTTCATGTTGCTGCACCATGGCGGCGATTTCGTCCAGAAGACGATGAGGATGCGCTTCCAGGGCAAGATGATTCCCCTGCAGATGCTGCGGCCCGAACAGCCGAAGCACGAACGGATGTATAAGTGGGAGCGGATCCAGCACATCCTGCTGGCGGTGAGTTTCATTACGCTGGCCTATACGGGCTTTGCGCTGCATTTCCCAGATTCCTGGTGGGCTCGCCCGACGCTGGCATGGGAGAAAGCCTATCCGGTGCGCGGCGTCATCCACAGAACTGCCGGCGCCGTGCTGGTGCTCACCTCGATCCTGCACATCATCACCCTGTTCGTGAGCAGCCGCCTGCGCAACCACTGGAAAGAGTTCCTGCCGGTTGTGGGCGACCTGCGCGAGATGGTGGAAGGCACGCTGTGGCGGTTGGGCATGCGCAAGCAGAAGCCGTATCAGTCGTCCCACTCCTACATCGAGAAGATCGAATACTGGGCGCTGGTGTGGGGCACGATGGTGATGGCGGCGACGGGCATCCTGCTGTGGGCCAACAACTGGACCATGAAGTTCCTGCCCAAGCTCTGGATCGACTTTGCAAGGTCAGTGCACTTCTTTGAAGCCGTGCTGGCGACCCTGGCCATCTTCGTATGGCACTTCTACTCGGTAATCTTTGACCCGGATGTTTACCCGATGGACCCGGCGTGGCTGACCGGCCACAGCCCGCGTCCGGAAAACGATAAGAAGCACGGCCATTGA